In the Microcebus murinus isolate Inina chromosome 14, M.murinus_Inina_mat1.0, whole genome shotgun sequence genome, one interval contains:
- the CCSER2 gene encoding serine-rich coiled-coil domain-containing protein 2 isoform X6 translates to MEEKTQIKTFLGSKLPKYGTKSVRSTLQPMPNGTPVNLLGTSKNSNVKSYIKNNGSDCPSSHSFNWRKANKYQLNAQGAEEPCSTQNSHDKLIDPEKHAPTQGMFDKNGIKGGLKSVSLLTSKLAKPSTMFVSSTEELNQKSFSGPSNLGKFTKGSLLGRTSYSSVSAPKSQLNGFYGNRSAGSIQRPRANSCATRSSSGESLAQSPDNIKSITCEKMVRSQSFSHSIQNSFLPPSSITRSHSFNRAVELTKPYQNQQLSIRVPLRSSMLTRNSRQSEVLNGNEHLGYGFNRPYAAGGKKLALPNGPAVTSTLGYRMVHSSLLKSSRPPFSGTITVDGNKNSPADACIEEDATVLANERATSKDQKLTENESYRTENDQTAKHDVKIRYLSDDVDDISLSSLSSSDKNDLSEDFSDDFIDIEDSNRTRITPEEISLKEEKHENVPPQDIFDSSKENEKSFSKTDEWIDISVSDRSECTKHTSGNNLISPDTDYRAGSSFELSPSDSSDGTYMWDEEGLEPIGNVHPVGSYESSEMNSIWSVTI, encoded by the exons atggaagaaaaaacacaaatcaagACATTTTTGGGTTCCAAGTTGCCAAAGTATGGAACAAAATCTGTAAGAAGTACATTGCAGCCAATGCCAAATGGGACACCTGTTAATTTATTAGGAACTTCTAAGAATAGTAATGTCAAAAGTTACATCAAAAATAATGGCTCTGATTGTCCATCATCCCATTCATTTAATtggagaaaagcaaataaataccAACTTAATGCACAAGGTGCTGAAGAGCCCTGCAGTACTCAGAATTCACATGATAAATTAATTGATCCTGAAAAACATGCTCCTACTCAAGGAATGTTTGATAAAAATGGCATAAAGGGAGGTTTGAAAAGTGTTTCTTTACTCACATCAAAGTTAGCAAAGCCATCCACTATGTTTGTATCATCAACAGAGGAGTTAAACCAAAAGTCTTTTTCTGGACCATCTAATTTGGGTAAATTCACCAAAGGCTCATTATTAGGAAGGACTTCATATTCTTCAGTCAGTGCTCCAAAATCACAGTTGAATGGATTTTATGGAAACCGATCGGCTGGTAGCATACAAAGGCCAAGAGCAAACTCCTGTGCCACCAGAAGCAGTTCTGGAGAAAGCTTAGCACAGTCCCCAGATAATATTAAATCTATTACTTGTGAAAAAATGGTAAGGTCACAAAGTTTTTCACATTCCATTCAGAATTCATTCCTTCCACCTTCATCTATAACCAGATCACATTCCTTCAATAGAGCTGTAGAGCTTACAAAGCCTTATCAGAACCAACAGCTATCCATTAGAGTGCCTCTACGGTCAAGTATGCTAACAAGAAATTCCCGGCAGTCAGAAGTACTCAATGGGAATGAACATTTGGGGTATGGATTTAACAGGCCTTATGCTGCTGGTGGAAAGAAATTGGCTTTACCAAACGGCCCAGCTGTAACTTCCACTTTAGGTTATAGGATGGTTCATTCTTCTCTACTGAAATCTAGCCGACCTCCATTTTCTGGGACTATCACAGTGGATGGAAATAAAAACTCACCTGCTGATGCATGTATAGAGGAAGATGCTACAGTTTTGGCTAACGAGAGAGCTACTAGTAAGGACCAAAAACTAACTGAAAATGAAAGTTATAGAACAGAAAATGACCAGACCGCAAAACATGATGTTAAAATTAGATACTTGAGTGATGATGTGGATgacatttctttgtcttctttgtcatcTTCTGATAAGAATGATTTAAGTGAAGACTTTAGTGATGATTTTATAGATATAGAAGACTCCAACAGAACAAGAATAACTCCAGAGGAAATTTcactcaaagaagaaaaacatgaaaatgtacCACCACAGGATATATTTGATTCctccaaggaaaatgaaaaatcctTCAGTaaaactgatgaatggatagatatAAGTGTCTCTG acaGGAGTGAATGTACAAAACATACTTCTGGGAATAACTTGATTTCACCAGATACAGATTACAGAGCTGGTTCTTCATTTGAACTCTCTCCATCTGATAGCTCTGATGGAACATACATGTGGGATGAAGAGGGCTTGGAACCCATTGGAAATGTCCATCCGGTTGGGAGCTATGAGTCTTCCGAAATGAACAGCATA